The proteins below are encoded in one region of Ereboglobus luteus:
- a CDS encoding arabinose isomerase, translated as MNPPNAPQNASTLRIGLFGIGLDAYWPQFSGLKERLEGYLARVAQKLARPNVEVVNVGLVDNADRAREAGGELRRADVDLIFLHVTTYALSSTVLPVVQRARVPVIVLNLAPEPAIDYKTFNNMGDRTRMTGEWLAHCAACPVPEIANVFKRAGVRFHQVTGVLENDPVCWSEVDAWVEAARVAAGMAGNRLGLMGHYYGGMLDIYSDVTLQCATFGTHVEMLEVEELVARRREVAADKIAARVAEFREIFDVQPDCGDDALAEAARTSVALDKLVADYRLGSMAYFHKGSGVKECEDAISSIILGTSMLTGRGVPVAGEYEVKNAQAMKIMDLFGAGGSFTEYYAMDFADDVVLMGHDGPGHIKIAEGKTKVRPLTVYHGKVGSGISVEMAVRHGPVTMLAVVETGDGKIGLLCAEAESVPGPILAIGNTNSRYRFKCGAREFVNRWNSHGPAHHCAVGVGHIAQKIEKLGQLLQMPVVRVC; from the coding sequence ATGAATCCACCGAATGCTCCCCAAAATGCGTCCACGCTTCGAATCGGTTTGTTTGGCATTGGTCTGGACGCCTACTGGCCCCAGTTTTCCGGACTGAAGGAACGGCTTGAGGGTTATTTGGCGCGGGTCGCGCAAAAACTGGCGCGTCCAAATGTCGAGGTGGTGAATGTCGGCCTCGTTGACAATGCCGACCGGGCGCGCGAGGCGGGCGGCGAGTTGCGGCGCGCGGATGTGGACTTGATCTTTTTGCATGTCACCACGTATGCGCTGTCCTCGACGGTGCTGCCGGTCGTGCAGCGTGCGCGGGTGCCCGTGATCGTGCTCAATCTCGCGCCCGAGCCGGCGATCGACTACAAAACTTTCAACAACATGGGCGATCGCACGCGGATGACGGGCGAGTGGCTCGCGCATTGCGCGGCGTGCCCGGTGCCGGAAATCGCCAATGTTTTCAAGCGCGCGGGCGTGCGGTTCCACCAAGTCACGGGCGTGCTTGAGAACGACCCCGTGTGCTGGTCGGAGGTCGACGCGTGGGTGGAGGCCGCGCGCGTGGCCGCCGGCATGGCCGGGAACCGGCTCGGATTGATGGGGCACTATTACGGCGGCATGCTGGACATTTATTCGGACGTCACGCTGCAATGCGCGACGTTTGGCACGCATGTCGAAATGCTCGAAGTCGAGGAGCTGGTTGCGCGCCGGCGCGAGGTCGCCGCGGATAAAATCGCCGCGCGCGTGGCGGAGTTTCGCGAGATATTTGACGTGCAGCCCGACTGCGGCGACGACGCGCTCGCGGAAGCCGCGCGCACATCCGTCGCGCTCGACAAGCTGGTCGCGGATTATCGCCTGGGCTCGATGGCGTATTTCCACAAGGGCTCCGGCGTGAAGGAATGCGAGGACGCGATCAGCTCAATCATACTCGGCACGTCGATGCTGACCGGTCGCGGCGTTCCCGTCGCGGGCGAGTATGAGGTGAAGAACGCGCAAGCGATGAAGATCATGGATTTGTTTGGCGCGGGCGGCTCGTTCACGGAATACTACGCGATGGATTTCGCGGACGATGTCGTGCTCATGGGACACGACGGCCCGGGGCACATAAAAATCGCCGAGGGCAAAACCAAGGTGCGCCCGCTCACGGTTTACCACGGCAAGGTCGGCAGCGGCATTTCGGTCGAGATGGCCGTGCGTCACGGGCCGGTGACAATGCTCGCGGTGGTCGAGACGGGCGACGGCAAAATCGGCCTGCTCTGCGCGGAAGCGGAGTCGGTGCCGGGACCGATTCTCGCCATCGGCAACACAAACAGCCGCTATCGCTTCAAGTGCGGTGCGCGCGAGTTTGTGAATCGCTGGAACAGCCACGGCCCCGCGCATCACTGCGCGGTTGGCGTCGGTCACATCGCGCAAAAGATCGAAAAACTCGGCCAGTTGTTGCAGATGCCCGTGGTGCGGGTCTGCTAA
- a CDS encoding UDP-N-acetylmuramate--L-alanine ligase gives MRIHGIMRIYFMGICGTAMGNAALLVRAAGHEVLGADSGVYPPMSTVLAAAGISLHEGYDPARLEKLAPDLVVIGNAMSRGNPEVEWLLAGRAIPFTSLPALLHDHILARRDNIVVCGTHGKTTTTAMTAFLLRENGCDPGFLIGGVPQDPPVGNHLGAPADPFVIEGDEYDSAFFDKRSKFIHYAPRVAILNNLEFDHADIFRDLADVKRTFTHLTRLVPGNGAIVFNGDDANLCEVVEKVTWCKILGVGTGENNFVRIADFSEDADGISFTLLWNGAEWTKIRMATPGLYNARNAAMAAVATALSLGGAKPPAESQALVFPNNFGLTGGFAPPKESLHIAGPFARFRGVKRRQETLVATPALTVVEDFGHHPTAIAETLKSFRNRFPGATLTAVFEPRSNTARTRALQDDFAATLVFADEVYLGPVNRAEKLSADERFDTAAVIQQLAARDIRAGAFSSNIALLEKLTAATLPADPSNPRAVIFFSNGSFDGIIAKYAKAAA, from the coding sequence ATGCGCATACATGGCATCATGCGAATTTACTTCATGGGCATTTGCGGCACGGCGATGGGCAACGCGGCGCTGCTTGTGCGCGCCGCCGGGCACGAGGTGCTCGGAGCCGACTCCGGCGTGTATCCGCCCATGAGCACCGTGCTCGCGGCGGCGGGCATTTCGCTCCACGAGGGCTACGATCCCGCGCGCCTCGAAAAACTCGCGCCCGATCTCGTCGTGATCGGCAACGCGATGTCGCGCGGCAATCCCGAGGTCGAATGGCTTCTCGCCGGGCGCGCTATTCCCTTCACGTCGCTCCCCGCGTTGCTGCACGATCACATCCTCGCCCGGCGCGACAACATCGTCGTCTGCGGCACGCACGGCAAAACCACCACCACCGCGATGACGGCGTTTCTCCTTCGGGAAAACGGATGCGATCCCGGCTTTCTCATCGGCGGCGTTCCGCAGGATCCGCCCGTCGGCAACCACCTCGGTGCGCCCGCCGATCCTTTTGTGATCGAGGGCGACGAATACGACAGCGCGTTCTTCGACAAGCGCAGCAAGTTCATCCATTACGCGCCGCGCGTCGCCATCCTCAACAACCTCGAGTTCGACCACGCCGACATCTTTCGCGATCTCGCCGACGTGAAACGCACGTTCACGCACCTCACCCGCCTCGTGCCGGGCAATGGCGCCATCGTTTTTAATGGAGACGATGCCAACCTTTGCGAAGTCGTCGAAAAAGTGACCTGGTGCAAAATCCTCGGTGTTGGCACGGGCGAGAATAATTTTGTGCGCATCGCCGACTTTTCGGAGGACGCGGACGGCATATCCTTCACGCTTCTCTGGAACGGTGCCGAGTGGACAAAAATCCGCATGGCCACGCCCGGCCTTTACAATGCCCGCAATGCCGCGATGGCGGCCGTGGCGACGGCGCTAAGCCTTGGCGGGGCAAAGCCTCCGGCTGAGTCGCAAGCGTTAGTTTTTCCTAACAATTTCGGCTTAACCGGAGGCTTCGCCCCACCCAAAGAGAGTCTTCACATCGCCGGGCCATTCGCCCGCTTTCGCGGAGTGAAACGCCGTCAGGAAACACTTGTCGCCACTCCCGCGCTCACCGTGGTTGAGGATTTTGGGCATCATCCGACCGCGATTGCCGAAACACTAAAATCATTTCGCAACCGTTTTCCCGGCGCAACGCTCACGGCGGTTTTTGAACCGCGCAGCAACACCGCGCGCACGCGCGCACTGCAAGACGATTTTGCCGCCACACTTGTTTTTGCCGACGAAGTTTATCTCGGCCCGGTTAACCGCGCCGAAAAACTTTCAGCTGACGAGCGCTTCGACACCGCCGCTGTGATTCAACAACTCGCCGCGCGCGACATCCGCGCCGGGGCGTTTTCGAGCAACATCGCGCTTCTCGAAAAACTCACCGCCGCCACGCTTCCGGCAGATCCCTCGAATCCGCGTGCCGTGATCTTTTTCAGCAACGGCAGCTTCGACGGCATCATCGCAAAATACGCGAAGGCGGCGGCGTGA
- a CDS encoding MarC family protein, producing the protein MIELAEKFLKAFIPLFVAMDPIGLAALYLGFTPLIPMEKRKRITRQAILTGAGVALLFLFLGQAIFRALYITPGDFQIAGGLILLILAARDLLTSSESAPQTLSEDFGVVPLGMPLIAGPAVIATLFICVDMVGFVMTLAALAANLALVVLALAWSDKLGKLIGITGMKAISKIISMLLAAIAISMIRQGLNS; encoded by the coding sequence ATGATTGAATTGGCTGAGAAATTTCTTAAGGCATTCATTCCGCTTTTTGTCGCGATGGACCCGATCGGGCTTGCGGCGCTGTATCTCGGTTTCACCCCGCTCATCCCCATGGAAAAGCGCAAGCGCATCACGCGCCAGGCCATCCTCACGGGCGCGGGCGTGGCGTTGTTATTTTTGTTTCTCGGACAGGCGATTTTTCGCGCGCTGTATATCACGCCGGGCGATTTTCAAATCGCCGGCGGGCTTATCCTGTTGATCCTGGCCGCCCGCGATCTGCTCACATCGAGCGAGTCGGCGCCGCAAACGCTTTCGGAGGATTTTGGCGTGGTGCCGCTGGGCATGCCGCTCATCGCGGGGCCGGCGGTGATCGCGACTTTGTTCATCTGCGTCGACATGGTCGGTTTTGTGATGACGCTTGCCGCGCTCGCGGCGAATCTCGCGCTCGTCGTGCTCGCGCTGGCGTGGAGTGACAAACTCGGAAAACTGATCGGCATCACGGGCATGAAGGCGATTTCGAAAATCATCTCCATGCTCCTCGCCGCAATCGCCATCTCAATGATTCGCCAAGGGCTCAACTCATGA
- a CDS encoding DUF2262 domain-containing protein, with the protein MPNIELTFDNVPVRIMDGPYLKDGKPSVTAVKHYKSLVKRLPELRAFAAKELCSLYNDTWLDESIGTVDEKRFAHMLTNPSIHLFDEVGASVVYFDDAGLFAGHSIEVSVEDGTPTSADIIG; encoded by the coding sequence ATGCCTAATATCGAGTTAACTTTTGATAACGTTCCCGTGCGCATAATGGATGGGCCATATCTGAAAGACGGAAAACCTTCAGTCACGGCGGTCAAACACTACAAAAGCTTGGTCAAACGATTGCCGGAGCTTCGCGCATTTGCCGCCAAAGAATTGTGCTCTCTCTACAATGACACTTGGCTTGATGAGAGCATTGGGACCGTGGATGAGAAGCGATTTGCCCACATGTTGACCAACCCAAGCATTCACCTGTTCGACGAAGTCGGGGCCTCCGTGGTATATTTCGACGATGCAGGATTATTCGCCGGCCATAGTATCGAAGTCTCAGTCGAAGATGGCACCCCAACTTCTGCAGACATCATCGGGTAA
- the htpG gene encoding molecular chaperone HtpG, translated as MSDKKTDAQTAPQKFEFQAEIKQLLDIVIHSLYTEKEIFVRELVSNASDALEKFRHLQLTEKNLPDDQRPLEVNITTDDKADEKTITIADDGLGMTSAELVENLGTIAHSGSKAFLKALGENGQKNANLIGQFGVGFYSAFMVAKHVRVTSRSWRADEPAHTWSSDGSGSYTIETAPADTPRGTSIAITLKDDCADFAGESRIKQILEHYSAFVSFPVNLNTKRINTVQALWLRNKNEIKPEEYTEFYKFQAHAWDEPRTHLHFSADAPLAINALLFVPNENPERFGMTRLEPSVALYCRKVLIDSRPKDLLPEWLRFLKGVVDCEDLPLNISRETMQDKALIDKLGKVITKRFLKHLDELAQNNADAYADLYAQFGIFLKEGAALDFTHKEQLTKLLRYESSLTEKGKTTSLADYVSRMKEGQTEIYYLIGATRESIESGPYIEGFKSRNLEVLYCYEAVDDYVMSNVREFDGKKLVSADSADLKLPDAPKPPADENALSETDTAALVEWLKTTLAARGVAEVKSSDRLTDSPALALNADPMPAHMRRMMRAMRQQQAAAGTDGKEGEIPAEPPLKVNLEVNPRSAVIKRLADAQKTAPEKAALIAEQILDNALISAGLLDDASKMVARIYKLLETA; from the coding sequence ATGTCCGACAAAAAAACCGACGCACAAACCGCACCGCAAAAATTCGAGTTCCAGGCCGAGATCAAGCAGCTCCTCGATATCGTCATCCACTCGCTCTACACCGAGAAGGAAATCTTCGTGCGCGAGCTCGTCTCGAACGCCTCCGACGCGCTCGAAAAATTCCGCCACCTCCAGCTCACCGAAAAAAATCTCCCCGACGACCAGCGCCCCCTCGAGGTCAACATCACCACCGACGACAAGGCTGACGAAAAAACCATCACCATCGCCGACGACGGCCTCGGCATGACCAGCGCCGAGCTTGTTGAAAACCTCGGCACCATCGCGCATTCCGGCTCCAAGGCCTTCCTCAAGGCGCTCGGTGAAAACGGCCAGAAAAACGCCAACCTCATCGGCCAGTTCGGCGTCGGTTTCTATTCCGCGTTCATGGTCGCCAAGCATGTGCGCGTCACCTCGCGCTCATGGCGCGCCGACGAGCCCGCGCACACCTGGTCGAGCGACGGCTCCGGCTCCTACACCATCGAAACCGCGCCCGCCGACACCCCGCGCGGCACCTCCATCGCCATCACGCTCAAGGACGATTGCGCCGACTTCGCCGGCGAGTCGCGCATCAAGCAAATCCTCGAGCACTACTCCGCCTTCGTCTCCTTCCCGGTCAACCTCAACACTAAGCGCATCAACACCGTCCAGGCGCTCTGGCTGCGCAACAAAAACGAAATCAAGCCCGAGGAATACACCGAGTTCTACAAGTTCCAAGCCCACGCCTGGGACGAGCCGCGCACGCACCTCCACTTTTCCGCCGACGCCCCGCTCGCCATCAACGCCCTCCTCTTCGTGCCCAACGAAAACCCCGAGCGTTTCGGCATGACGCGCCTCGAGCCCTCCGTCGCGCTCTACTGCCGCAAAGTCCTCATCGACTCGCGCCCGAAAGACCTCCTCCCCGAATGGCTCCGCTTCCTCAAGGGCGTCGTCGATTGCGAGGATCTTCCGCTCAACATCTCGCGCGAAACCATGCAGGACAAGGCGCTGATCGACAAACTCGGCAAGGTCATCACCAAGCGCTTCCTCAAGCACCTCGACGAACTCGCGCAAAACAACGCCGACGCCTACGCCGACCTCTACGCCCAGTTCGGCATCTTCCTCAAGGAGGGCGCCGCGCTCGACTTCACGCACAAGGAGCAACTCACCAAGCTCCTCCGCTACGAATCCTCGCTCACCGAAAAAGGCAAGACCACCTCGCTCGCCGACTACGTTTCGCGCATGAAGGAAGGCCAAACCGAGATCTACTACCTCATCGGCGCCACCCGCGAATCGATCGAAAGCGGCCCCTACATCGAGGGCTTCAAATCGCGCAACCTCGAAGTCCTCTACTGCTACGAGGCCGTTGACGATTACGTGATGAGCAACGTCCGCGAATTTGACGGCAAAAAACTCGTCTCCGCCGACAGCGCCGACCTGAAACTTCCCGACGCGCCCAAGCCGCCCGCCGATGAAAACGCGCTCTCCGAAACCGACACCGCCGCCCTCGTCGAATGGCTCAAGACGACGCTCGCCGCGCGCGGCGTCGCCGAGGTGAAGTCGAGCGACCGCCTCACCGATTCGCCCGCGCTCGCGCTCAACGCCGACCCCATGCCCGCGCACATGCGCCGCATGATGCGCGCCATGCGCCAGCAGCAAGCCGCCGCGGGAACCGACGGCAAGGAAGGCGAAATCCCCGCCGAGCCCCCGCTCAAGGTGAATCTCGAAGTCAACCCGCGCAGCGCCGTGATCAAGCGCCTTGCCGACGCGCAAAAAACCGCGCCCGAAAAAGCCGCGTTGATTGCCGAGCAAATCCTGGACAACGCCCTCATCAGCGCTGGCCTCCTCGACGACGCCAGCAAAATGGTCGCGCGAATCTACAAGCTGCTGGAGACCGCGTAA
- the ettA gene encoding energy-dependent translational throttle protein EttA, protein MATDEQPKIIFSMMRVSKKIERKEILRDVSLSFFYGAKIGVLGFNGSGKSSLMRILAGRDTEFDGQVVFKPGYSVGLLEQEPQLAAGKTVRACVEEGVKHLADLVEAYNATWDEIDSAADDAARDAISEKQGELQEKIDALNAWDVASQVDMAMDALRCPPPETIVDTLSGGERRRVALARLLLQKPDILLLDEPTNHLDAESVHWLEQHLSRYEGTVIAVTHDRYFLDNVAGWILELDRGHGIPWQGNYSSWLEQKQRRLAIEQRTEDRRQKAMARELEWIRKSAKARVAKSQARISAYESMLKENVAEKEREFEVLIPAGPRLGTLVVEADKLAKSYGEKLLFENLTFSLPPGGIVGVIGPNGAGKTTLFRLITGAEKPDSGALRIGDTVQIAHVDQSRDSLPDESTIYEAISDGQEILKLGGAGGREVNARAYCAQFGFTGADQQKKVGILSGGERNRVHLARLLKSGANLILLDEPTNDLDVNSIRALEEGLENFAGCAVVVSHDRWFLDRVATHILAFEGDSAVAWWSGNYTSYLEDYRRRKGKDADQPHRIKYRKLTR, encoded by the coding sequence ATGGCCACCGACGAACAACCCAAAATCATTTTTTCCATGATGCGCGTCTCGAAAAAAATCGAGCGCAAGGAAATCCTCCGCGACGTCTCGCTCTCGTTTTTCTACGGGGCGAAAATCGGCGTGCTCGGCTTCAACGGCTCCGGCAAATCCTCGCTCATGCGCATCCTCGCCGGGCGCGACACGGAGTTCGACGGCCAGGTCGTGTTCAAGCCCGGATACAGCGTCGGCCTGCTCGAGCAGGAGCCGCAGCTCGCCGCCGGCAAAACCGTGCGCGCCTGCGTCGAGGAGGGAGTGAAGCACCTCGCCGACCTCGTCGAGGCCTACAACGCCACGTGGGACGAAATCGACTCCGCCGCCGACGATGCCGCGCGCGACGCCATCTCCGAAAAACAGGGCGAGCTTCAGGAAAAAATCGACGCGCTCAACGCATGGGATGTCGCCTCGCAAGTTGACATGGCCATGGACGCGCTCCGTTGCCCGCCGCCCGAAACAATCGTGGACACGCTCTCCGGCGGCGAGCGCCGCCGCGTCGCGCTCGCGCGCCTGCTCCTCCAAAAACCCGACATCCTCCTGCTCGACGAACCGACCAACCATCTCGACGCCGAGAGCGTGCACTGGCTCGAGCAGCACCTCTCGCGTTACGAGGGCACCGTGATCGCCGTCACGCACGACCGCTACTTTCTCGACAATGTCGCCGGCTGGATTCTCGAACTCGACCGCGGTCACGGCATTCCGTGGCAGGGAAATTATTCCTCGTGGCTCGAGCAAAAACAGCGCCGCCTCGCCATCGAGCAGCGCACCGAGGATCGCCGCCAGAAGGCCATGGCGCGCGAGCTCGAATGGATTCGCAAATCAGCGAAGGCGCGCGTCGCCAAATCGCAGGCGCGCATCAGCGCCTACGAGTCGATGCTCAAGGAAAACGTGGCCGAAAAGGAGCGCGAATTCGAAGTCCTCATTCCCGCCGGCCCGCGCCTCGGCACACTTGTCGTCGAGGCTGACAAACTCGCGAAAAGCTACGGCGAAAAACTCCTCTTCGAAAACCTCACCTTCTCGCTTCCGCCCGGCGGCATCGTCGGCGTGATCGGGCCCAACGGCGCGGGCAAGACGACGCTCTTCCGCCTCATCACCGGCGCGGAGAAACCCGACTCGGGCGCGCTGCGCATCGGCGACACGGTGCAGATCGCGCACGTCGATCAATCGCGCGACTCGCTTCCAGACGAATCCACGATTTACGAAGCCATCAGCGACGGGCAGGAAATCCTGAAACTCGGCGGGGCGGGAGGGCGCGAAGTGAACGCCCGCGCCTACTGCGCGCAATTCGGATTCACCGGCGCCGACCAGCAGAAAAAAGTTGGCATCCTCTCCGGCGGCGAGCGCAACCGGGTGCACCTCGCGCGCCTCCTCAAGAGCGGCGCAAACCTGATCCTGCTCGACGAGCCGACCAACGACCTCGACGTGAACTCGATCCGCGCGCTTGAGGAAGGCCTGGAAAATTTCGCCGGATGCGCCGTGGTTGTTTCGCACGACCGCTGGTTCCTCGACCGCGTGGCGACTCACATCCTCGCCTTCGAGGGCGACAGCGCCGTCGCGTGGTGGTCGGGCAATTACACGAGTTACCTCGAGGATTACCGCCGCCGCAAAGGCAAGGACGCCGACCAGCCGCACCGCATTAAATACCGCAAACTGACGCGATAG
- a CDS encoding NUDIX hydrolase — protein MSIPYKLAVLVFIENARGEQLLIRRAKAPNLGAWSPVGGKLETASGESPYECAIRETREETGFEITTADLHLFCMIAEKSYEGSGHWLMFLFRCKKPIPALPPDIDEGKFGFFTRAAMDDIYIPETDRAALWPIFDNHRDRFVTLRVDCDPAKPLSVETEEII, from the coding sequence ATGAGCATCCCCTACAAACTCGCCGTTCTTGTTTTCATCGAAAACGCGCGGGGCGAACAACTCCTCATCCGCCGCGCAAAAGCTCCGAACCTCGGCGCGTGGAGCCCTGTCGGCGGCAAGCTCGAAACCGCCTCCGGCGAGTCACCCTACGAGTGCGCCATCCGCGAGACGCGCGAGGAAACCGGCTTTGAAATCACAACCGCCGACCTGCACCTGTTCTGCATGATCGCGGAAAAATCCTACGAGGGCAGCGGTCACTGGCTCATGTTTCTCTTCCGCTGCAAGAAACCCATTCCCGCGCTTCCGCCCGACATCGACGAGGGCAAGTTCGGTTTTTTCACACGCGCCGCGATGGACGACATTTACATCCCCGAAACCGACCGCGCCGCACTCTGGCCGATCTTCGACAACCACCGCGACCGCTTCGTGACGCTGCGCGTTGATTGCGACCCGGCGAAACCGCTGAGCGTCGAGACGGAGGAAATTATCTGA
- the fabD gene encoding ACP S-malonyltransferase, with amino-acid sequence MSLALLFAGQGAQKVGMGKSLYENSAAARALYDEANSVLGWDLKKISFEGPDAELTQTKVCQPALFVHGLALLAALKEKGDAGIADAKYALGLSLGEITALTAAGVFDFATGLRVVAERGRLMQMACEATHGSMAAIIGESRETVAALCAKFDLEAANFNCPGQIIISGEKQKIVDAVADAKANGIRKAMELNVAGAYHSRLMVPARDAFEKFLETIPFAAPQMTVFTNTTGKAVSAPADIRAALVKQVVSSVLWEDCLVSAQAAGATAFLELGPGGVLAGHVKRTNKEWPVTSKSEYADL; translated from the coding sequence ATGTCACTCGCACTTCTCTTCGCCGGTCAAGGCGCACAAAAAGTCGGCATGGGCAAATCGCTCTACGAAAACTCCGCCGCCGCGCGCGCGCTTTATGACGAGGCAAACAGTGTTCTCGGCTGGGATTTGAAAAAAATCTCGTTCGAGGGCCCCGATGCCGAGCTCACGCAAACGAAGGTCTGCCAGCCCGCGCTGTTCGTGCACGGGCTCGCGCTCCTCGCCGCGCTCAAGGAAAAGGGCGACGCCGGAATCGCGGACGCAAAATACGCGCTCGGCCTCAGCCTCGGCGAAATCACCGCGCTGACCGCCGCGGGCGTGTTCGATTTTGCGACCGGCCTGCGCGTCGTCGCCGAACGCGGACGCCTCATGCAGATGGCGTGCGAGGCGACCCACGGCAGCATGGCGGCGATCATCGGCGAATCGCGCGAAACCGTCGCGGCGCTTTGCGCGAAGTTCGACCTTGAGGCGGCCAACTTCAACTGCCCCGGCCAGATCATCATTTCCGGCGAAAAACAAAAAATCGTCGATGCCGTCGCCGACGCCAAGGCAAACGGCATCCGAAAGGCCATGGAGCTCAATGTGGCCGGTGCCTATCACAGCCGCCTGATGGTTCCGGCGCGCGACGCGTTTGAAAAATTCCTCGAAACCATTCCCTTCGCCGCGCCGCAAATGACCGTGTTCACCAACACCACCGGCAAGGCCGTCAGCGCGCCCGCCGACATCCGCGCCGCGCTCGTGAAGCAGGTCGTCTCGTCCGTGCTCTGGGAGGACTGCCTCGTCAGCGCGCAAGCGGCGGGCGCGACGGCGTTTCTCGAACTCGGGCCCGGCGGCGTGCTCGCCGGCCACGTTAAGCGCACGAACAAGGAGTGGCCCGTCACCAGCAAGTCGGAATACGCCGATTTGTAA